In one Acidobacteriota bacterium genomic region, the following are encoded:
- a CDS encoding YitT family protein → MGGAVKTLAWNIVLILVGSALCAAAVNGILLPQGFLSAGFTGVTLLIHLVSDALPLGLVYFLLNIPLFLVGWKFVGRRFFLYSILGMTILSAALHFVRVPVPVSDPILAGMLAGIINGCGSGLILRSIGSAGGVDILAVILNKKFSVKVGTTSLLFNAGLLLGAALIFSLDMALYTLLFIYVSAQMMNLVVMGLSKRKTMLIVSEHWPEISREILKKDRRGVTILEGKGAYSGEAQHVLYTVISFRDLPQIKKAITGVDPKAFVVVMDTQEVMGRRMGNQPHW, encoded by the coding sequence ATTGGAGGGGCGGTGAAGACCCTGGCCTGGAATATCGTACTGATCCTCGTGGGGAGCGCCCTGTGCGCGGCGGCGGTGAACGGCATCCTGCTCCCGCAGGGGTTCCTCAGCGCGGGGTTCACCGGGGTCACGCTCCTCATCCACCTCGTGAGCGACGCCCTCCCCCTGGGCCTCGTCTATTTTCTGCTCAACATCCCGCTTTTCCTCGTCGGATGGAAGTTCGTCGGCCGGCGTTTTTTCCTCTACAGCATCCTGGGGATGACGATCCTTTCCGCCGCGCTCCATTTCGTGCGCGTGCCGGTCCCGGTCTCGGACCCGATCCTGGCGGGCATGCTCGCGGGAATCATCAACGGCTGCGGAAGCGGCCTCATCCTCCGGTCGATCGGGTCCGCCGGGGGCGTGGACATTCTGGCCGTCATCCTCAACAAGAAGTTTTCGGTCAAGGTCGGGACCACCTCGCTTCTCTTCAACGCCGGCCTGCTCCTCGGGGCCGCGCTGATCTTTTCCCTGGACATGGCGCTGTACACGCTCCTGTTCATCTACGTGAGCGCGCAGATGATGAACCTCGTCGTCATGGGGCTCAGCAAGAGGAAGACCATGCTGATCGTCTCCGAGCACTGGCCCGAGATCTCGCGGGAGATCCTGAAAAAGGACCGGCGCGGCGTGACCATCCTTGAAGGGAAAGGGGCGTACAGCGGGGAGGCGCAGCACGTCCTCTATACCGTCATCTCCTTCAGGGACCTTCCCCAGATCAAGAAGGCGATCACCGGCGTCGACCCGAAAGCGTTCGTGGTGGTGATGGACACGCAGGAGGTCATGGGGCGCAGGATGGGCAACCAGCCGCACTGGTAG
- a CDS encoding MgtC/SapB family protein: MEWTTLRDFGIALLIGALVGAERENHKRAEDPSGNSGLRTFILLAMAGAVSAWIGARTGTPWIFVATLAVAGAGQIGSYVTHGRRRPESNGWTTEAAALCVCLLGGMTMLGYPELAVGLGIVTTAILAYKDPMHGWVTRLGRDDIYAGLRLLFASFIVLPLLPDRTVDPWDALNPYKLWLLVILISTLSLVGYVATRWLGPGRGTALTGLTGGVVSSTAVTLSFARGERDSGRADSGDLFALGILIAWGVMFPRVLVEVAVVYPPLLAGLAPPFIAMGLASFGAAAFFHRRSLRARTGGHGTTREVPLKNPFSLTRAVSFGLVFALVLVTVSIVRDRFSAGGLYLVSFLAGLTDVDAITLSMAGFARTGGGLETAAGAITLAALANTFVKCAFVLLFSSRALKRRVLPATLVIAVAGAAALWLA; encoded by the coding sequence ATGGAATGGACGACGCTTCGGGATTTCGGGATCGCGCTTCTGATCGGGGCCCTGGTGGGCGCCGAGCGGGAGAACCACAAGCGCGCGGAGGACCCTTCCGGCAACAGCGGCCTGAGGACCTTCATCCTGCTCGCCATGGCGGGGGCGGTTTCCGCCTGGATCGGCGCCCGCACGGGCACCCCGTGGATTTTCGTCGCCACCCTGGCCGTAGCGGGCGCGGGCCAGATCGGCAGCTACGTGACCCACGGCCGGCGGAGGCCGGAATCGAACGGCTGGACCACCGAGGCAGCGGCGCTCTGCGTCTGCCTGCTCGGCGGGATGACGATGCTGGGATACCCAGAACTGGCCGTGGGGCTCGGCATCGTCACCACGGCCATCCTGGCTTACAAGGACCCGATGCACGGCTGGGTCACCCGGCTGGGGCGGGACGATATCTACGCCGGGCTGAGGCTCCTCTTCGCCTCGTTCATCGTGCTCCCGCTCCTCCCCGACCGGACGGTGGACCCCTGGGACGCCCTCAACCCCTACAAACTCTGGCTCCTGGTCATCCTGATCTCCACCCTCTCCCTGGTCGGTTATGTCGCCACCCGCTGGCTGGGACCGGGACGGGGCACCGCGCTGACCGGGCTGACGGGGGGAGTGGTGTCCTCCACCGCCGTCACCCTCTCCTTCGCCCGGGGCGAGAGGGATTCGGGGCGGGCCGACTCGGGGGACCTTTTCGCCCTGGGGATCCTGATCGCCTGGGGGGTGATGTTCCCGCGGGTGCTGGTGGAAGTGGCGGTGGTGTACCCCCCGCTCCTCGCCGGGCTGGCGCCCCCCTTCATAGCCATGGGCCTGGCTTCGTTCGGGGCGGCCGCCTTCTTCCATCGCCGCAGCCTCCGCGCCCGGACCGGGGGCCACGGGACCACCCGGGAAGTCCCGCTGAAAAACCCCTTCAGCCTCACCCGCGCCGTCAGTTTCGGCCTGGTTTTCGCCCTGGTGCTCGTGACCGTCAGCATCGTCCGGGATCGCTTCAGCGCGGGCGGGCTCTACCTGGTCTCGTTTCTGGCCGGCCTGACCGACGTGGACGCCATCACCCTCTCCATGGCCGGCTTCGCCCGGACCGGGGGGGGGCTGGAAACGGCCGCGGGCGCCATCACCCTGGCCGCCCTGGCCAACACCTTCGTCAAATGCGCCTTCGTCCTCCTCTTCAGCAGCAGGGCGCTCAAGAGGAGGGTGCTTCCGGCGACGCTCGTCATCGCGGTTGCGGGCGCCGCCGCGCTCTGGCTGGCCTGA
- a CDS encoding ATP-binding protein, with protein MPGQPPASCEFDSDKLLVQVDLTISGGVEAIAPVLEKIMAIVKGMGCARDREFEVELALGEALANAIRHGIARAPGGKVQCSVACDRERGMLIVVRDPGPGFDPASIPSPVTGQNLFSTGGRGIFLINRLVDEVRFEKGGTEIRMKVTPPR; from the coding sequence ATGCCCGGACAACCGCCCGCAAGCTGCGAATTCGACAGCGACAAGCTTCTGGTCCAGGTGGACCTCACGATTTCCGGGGGGGTGGAGGCCATCGCCCCCGTCCTCGAAAAGATCATGGCCATCGTCAAGGGGATGGGATGCGCCAGGGACCGGGAGTTCGAAGTGGAACTGGCCCTGGGCGAAGCCCTCGCCAACGCCATCCGGCACGGCATCGCCCGCGCCCCCGGGGGGAAGGTCCAGTGTTCGGTCGCCTGCGACCGCGAGCGGGGCATGCTCATAGTCGTCCGGGACCCGGGCCCCGGGTTCGACCCCGCCTCCATCCCGAGTCCCGTGACGGGGCAGAATCTCTTCTCGACCGGGGGACGCGGCATCTTCCTCATCAACCGGCTGGTGGACGAGGTCCGCTTCGAAAAGGGGGGGACCGAAATCCGGATGAAGGTGACTCCCCCCCGCTGA
- a CDS encoding redoxin domain-containing protein has product MSSVKVGTKAPEFEAPAYHKGGFTTVKLSDFQGKWVLLCFYPGDFTFV; this is encoded by the coding sequence ATGTCATCGGTGAAAGTAGGAACCAAGGCGCCCGAGTTCGAGGCGCCGGCCTATCACAAGGGCGGATTCACCACGGTGAAATTGTCCGATTTCCAGGGCAAGTGGGTGTTGCTCTGTTTCTATCCCGGGGATTTCACCTTCGTTTGA
- a CDS encoding redoxin domain-containing protein — protein sequence MSAVAAKYDEIAKLGVEVISMSVDSQFVHKVWNDQELSKMAKKDIPFYMASDGGGNIGSLYGVYDAEDGVDYRGRFIIDPDGVIQAMEVLTPPVGRKFNETVRQIQAYQYVRAAKGTEACPAGWEPGKKTLKPAPELVGNVWKVWDPFTDH from the coding sequence GTGTCAGCGGTCGCTGCCAAGTACGACGAGATTGCCAAGCTGGGCGTTGAAGTCATCTCCATGAGCGTGGACAGCCAGTTCGTGCACAAGGTCTGGAACGACCAGGAACTGTCCAAGATGGCCAAGAAGGACATCCCCTTCTACATGGCTTCGGACGGGGGAGGGAATATCGGGTCCCTGTACGGCGTCTACGATGCGGAGGACGGCGTCGATTACCGGGGCCGCTTCATCATCGATCCCGACGGCGTCATTCAGGCGATGGAAGTGCTGACCCCCCCGGTCGGACGCAAATTCAATGAGACCGTCCGCCAGATCCAGGCCTACCAGTACGTGCGCGCCGCCAAGGGGACCGAGGCGTGCCCGGCGGGCTGGGAACCGGGGAAGAAGACGCTCAAGCCGGCGCCCGAGCTGGTCGGCAACGTATGGAAAGTCTGGGATCCGTTCACGGATCACTAG
- a CDS encoding vitamin K epoxide reductase family protein: MTAVVLASPKIARRARAAHGEIRRPRLDALVPLLVVAGLVVAGYLSIVEVREVEAVCGPVGDCNTVQQSSYAKLFGILPIGVLGLGGFLAILTAWALRRWGPSRISLQAAVALLALTAFGVLFSIYLTFLEPFVIGATCLWCLSSAVIMTLLFLLTLGPGAGAWKELGKSPGA, translated from the coding sequence ATGACCGCGGTGGTGCTGGCTTCCCCGAAAATTGCGCGACGCGCCCGGGCGGCGCATGGGGAGATCCGCAGGCCGCGCCTGGACGCGCTCGTCCCGCTCCTGGTCGTGGCGGGGCTCGTCGTCGCCGGGTACCTGTCGATCGTGGAAGTACGGGAGGTCGAGGCCGTCTGCGGCCCCGTGGGGGACTGCAACACCGTGCAGCAGAGCTCCTACGCGAAGCTTTTCGGCATCCTCCCCATCGGAGTACTGGGACTCGGCGGTTTCCTGGCCATCCTGACCGCGTGGGCGCTGCGCCGCTGGGGCCCCTCCCGGATTTCCCTCCAGGCGGCGGTGGCTCTCCTGGCGCTGACGGCCTTCGGGGTGCTCTTTTCGATCTACCTGACGTTCCTGGAGCCCTTCGTGATCGGCGCCACCTGCCTCTGGTGCCTCAGTTCGGCCGTGATCATGACCCTGCTGTTTCTGCTCACGCTCGGGCCGGGGGCCGGGGCCTGGAAGGAGCTCGGGAAGAGCCCCGGGGCATAG
- a CDS encoding N-acetyl-gamma-glutamyl-phosphate reductase, with protein MVRVKLVGAGGYGGIGLVELLLRHREASLAALVDVQGVGGRLSDMWPYLRGFCDQVIVAPDSAEARETAADVVFFATPDGVGQAAAPAEVAAGRRVIDYSGDFRFDSEALYREYATRISRDPVHKAPDLLRESVYGLTELHRDRVRKARVVGNPGCFAMSCICGLWPAVKHGVVEREGICCDCKTGVSGAGKKPAAGFHFPERYENANAYRLTGHQHVMEVERELGLLAGAEVRVTFTPQVVPMVRGILSTLYGRLPEGVTHRKVLEAYRDTFAGEPFLQVRDFGEAVGTGDVRGSNRVIVTVATDERTGVFRVISHIDNLVKGQAGSALQNMNAMFGLPETMGLDMAPQHP; from the coding sequence ATGGTACGAGTGAAGCTGGTGGGAGCGGGCGGTTACGGGGGGATCGGGCTGGTGGAGCTGCTGCTGCGGCATCGAGAGGCCTCCCTGGCGGCGCTGGTCGACGTGCAGGGGGTGGGCGGCAGGCTGAGCGACATGTGGCCCTACCTGAGGGGTTTCTGCGACCAGGTCATCGTCGCGCCCGATTCCGCCGAGGCGCGGGAGACCGCGGCCGACGTCGTTTTCTTCGCGACGCCCGACGGGGTCGGGCAGGCGGCGGCCCCCGCCGAGGTGGCCGCCGGACGCAGGGTCATCGACTACTCCGGCGACTTCCGCTTCGACTCCGAGGCGCTGTATCGTGAATACGCCACCCGGATCTCGCGCGACCCGGTGCACAAGGCGCCCGACCTGCTGCGGGAGAGCGTCTACGGGCTGACCGAGCTCCACCGCGACCGGGTCCGGAAGGCGCGCGTCGTGGGGAACCCCGGGTGCTTCGCCATGAGCTGCATCTGCGGGCTTTGGCCCGCGGTGAAGCACGGGGTGGTGGAAAGGGAGGGGATCTGCTGCGACTGCAAGACCGGCGTTTCGGGCGCGGGAAAGAAGCCTGCGGCCGGCTTTCATTTCCCAGAGCGGTACGAGAACGCGAACGCCTACCGGCTGACCGGACATCAGCACGTGATGGAGGTCGAGCGTGAACTCGGTCTGCTTGCCGGCGCCGAGGTGCGTGTCACCTTCACGCCGCAGGTGGTGCCGATGGTGCGCGGCATTCTCTCCACCCTCTACGGCCGGCTCCCGGAAGGGGTGACGCACCGGAAGGTCCTGGAGGCTTACCGGGACACCTTCGCCGGGGAGCCCTTTCTCCAGGTGCGCGACTTCGGCGAGGCGGTGGGGACGGGCGACGTGCGCGGTTCCAACCGCGTCATCGTCACCGTGGCCACCGACGAGCGCACGGGCGTTTTCCGCGTCATCAGCCACATCGACAACCTGGTCAAGGGGCAGGCGGGTTCGGCGCTGCAGAACATGAACGCCATGTTCGGGCTGCCCGAGACGATGGGGCTGGACATGGCGCCGCAGCATCCCTAG
- a CDS encoding metallopeptidase family protein → MRLSEFEEIVAKALRGVPRRFRDILEREGIPVLARNRVPGPLREKDRLLFGLFVGVPYTERSAFDLEMEPTRIELYRESFEEAFPDRGEMEAEIVKTVIHEIGHYFGFSEQELERHGL, encoded by the coding sequence ATGAGACTGAGCGAATTCGAGGAGATCGTCGCGAAAGCCCTGCGGGGGGTGCCCCGGCGCTTCAGGGACATCCTGGAGCGGGAGGGCATCCCGGTGCTGGCGCGCAACCGGGTCCCCGGGCCGCTGCGGGAAAAGGACCGGTTGCTGTTCGGGCTCTTCGTCGGGGTGCCCTACACGGAACGCTCCGCCTTCGACCTCGAAATGGAGCCCACTCGCATCGAGCTGTACCGGGAGAGCTTCGAGGAGGCCTTCCCCGACCGCGGGGAAATGGAGGCCGAAATCGTGAAGACCGTGATCCACGAAATCGGCCACTATTTCGGCTTTTCCGAACAGGAGCTCGAGCGCCACGGCCTCTGA